In one window of Campylobacter sp. DNA:
- the aroC gene encoding chorismate synthase, whose translation MNTFGERLRLSTFGESHGAAIGGVLDGFPAGVAIEPSNIQSELDRRKPGGKYATPRKEADEIEILSGIFDGRSTGAPIGFIIRNANQHSKDYENLKDIFRPAHADFSYFAKYGLRDYRGGGRASARETAVRVAAGAFAQIMLNHFKISVKSGICGVGEIYAENLDFDFVQNSEIFALDPAVEGAQKELILSVKNVGDSIGGCVLTRVTGVPAGLGEPLYGKLDAALAGALMGINGVKAVQIGAGVRASTLKGSKNNDFMHASKNAIHTNGGKIGANFASNNAGGILGGISSGAPIEITTHFKPTPSIFMAQHSVDVRGADAVCELRGRHDPCIAVRGSVVATAMARLAIADALLLNASATLGNLKRIYGED comes from the coding sequence ATGAATACTTTCGGCGAGAGATTGCGCCTTAGCACCTTCGGCGAGAGCCACGGCGCGGCGATCGGCGGCGTTTTGGACGGCTTTCCGGCTGGCGTAGCGATCGAGCCTTCAAATATCCAAAGCGAGCTTGACCGCCGCAAACCGGGCGGCAAATACGCTACGCCGCGCAAAGAAGCCGACGAGATCGAAATTTTAAGCGGAATTTTTGACGGTCGTAGCACCGGCGCGCCGATCGGATTTATCATTCGCAACGCAAACCAGCACTCAAAGGACTACGAAAATCTCAAGGATATTTTCCGCCCCGCACACGCCGATTTTTCATATTTTGCCAAATACGGATTGCGCGATTACCGAGGCGGCGGACGGGCAAGCGCGCGCGAAACCGCCGTACGCGTGGCTGCGGGAGCGTTTGCGCAAATCATGCTAAATCACTTTAAAATTTCCGTAAAGAGCGGAATCTGCGGCGTGGGCGAAATTTACGCGGAAAATTTGGACTTCGACTTTGTGCAAAACAGTGAAATTTTCGCGCTTGATCCCGCTGTGGAGGGCGCGCAGAAGGAGCTTATTTTAAGCGTCAAAAATGTTGGCGATAGTATCGGCGGCTGCGTGCTAACGCGCGTCACGGGCGTGCCTGCGGGACTCGGCGAGCCGCTGTACGGCAAGCTAGATGCGGCGCTTGCGGGCGCGCTGATGGGCATAAACGGCGTAAAGGCCGTGCAGATCGGCGCCGGAGTGAGGGCAAGCACGCTAAAAGGCAGCAAGAATAACGATTTCATGCACGCTAGCAAGAATGCGATCCATACCAACGGCGGCAAGATCGGCGCAAATTTCGCAAGCAACAATGCAGGCGGGATCTTAGGCGGCATAAGCAGCGGCGCGCCGATCGAGATAACGACGCACTTTAAGCCCACTCCGAGCATTTTTATGGCGCAGCACAGCGTGGACGTGCGCGGCGCAGACGCGGTCTGCGAGCTGCGCGGGCGGCACGATCCGTGTATCGCCGTGCGCGGCAGCGTAGTAGCCACCGCAATGGCTCG
- the rnhA gene encoding ribonuclease HI — MKSVKLFSDGSCLGNPGAGGWAYILQYGDAIKKASGAEAMTTNNQMELTAAIMGLSALKQPCRVELFTDSEYVVKAINSWLAKWVVTDFKGKKNADLWRRYLAAAAPHEIKASWVKGHAGHPQNEECDAMARAAAEAIKG, encoded by the coding sequence GTGAAATCGGTCAAACTTTTTAGCGACGGCAGCTGTCTCGGAAACCCCGGAGCAGGCGGCTGGGCTTACATACTGCAATATGGCGACGCGATAAAAAAGGCAAGCGGCGCAGAAGCGATGACGACGAATAATCAAATGGAGCTAACAGCCGCTATAATGGGGCTTAGCGCGCTTAAACAGCCCTGCCGCGTCGAGCTTTTTACTGACAGCGAATATGTCGTTAAGGCGATAAATTCCTGGCTCGCAAAGTGGGTCGTTACCGATTTTAAGGGCAAGAAAAACGCGGATCTGTGGCGCAGATACCTTGCTGCGGCGGCGCCTCACGAGATCAAGGCCTCGTGGGTCAAGGGGCATGCGGGTCATCCGCAAAACGAGGAGTGCGACGCTATGGCTCGCGCGGCTGCAGAAGCGATAAAGGGCTGA
- a CDS encoding tetratricopeptide repeat protein — MDNFFLDDRDPIFGLIMLISIILLVSILSYIWGVFSKKNERQSLENFIKKFDTLDALSTEHRQLLASPQIDIPTLGILASSFVKSGDFERAIEIYLIALSKASGGVQREFILTNLGIVYFKAGFLGRAEEVFLQALKLRPRNKEALTHLTVIYERLKRFNEALEVLDALREQDAEVYAQSQFERAQIIANDANTPFNKKIAKISKLNFKGAGRFCMELFIKNKEPMEGFDRFPPIEQAIDLIYDFPAAVNTQDAEYNALFYALGKSDQKPQSASKIFEINALMAMKDAGFEDVGLSFSYTCAKCKSSVGLFSHRCPVCYELGSMEIRAQISEKTGEIGQTF; from the coding sequence TTGGATAATTTTTTCTTAGACGATCGCGACCCGATTTTCGGGCTTATCATGCTGATAAGCATAATCTTGCTAGTGTCGATTCTAAGCTACATTTGGGGAGTTTTTTCTAAAAAAAACGAGAGGCAGAGCTTAGAGAATTTCATCAAAAAATTTGACACCCTAGACGCGCTTAGCACCGAGCACAGGCAGCTTTTAGCAAGCCCGCAGATAGACATCCCTACGCTTGGAATTTTAGCTAGCTCTTTCGTCAAAAGCGGCGACTTCGAACGCGCGATAGAAATTTATCTAATCGCGCTAAGTAAGGCTAGCGGCGGCGTGCAGAGGGAATTTATCCTTACCAATCTCGGTATCGTATATTTCAAAGCGGGCTTTTTAGGGCGCGCCGAAGAGGTGTTTTTACAGGCACTGAAGCTGCGCCCGAGAAACAAAGAGGCTCTTACACATCTTACGGTGATTTACGAGCGGCTCAAGCGCTTTAATGAGGCGCTTGAGGTGCTTGACGCGTTGCGCGAGCAGGACGCCGAAGTATATGCTCAAAGCCAGTTCGAGCGCGCTCAGATCATCGCAAACGACGCCAATACGCCGTTTAACAAGAAGATCGCTAAAATTTCAAAGCTAAACTTCAAAGGCGCGGGGCGGTTCTGCATGGAGCTTTTTATCAAAAACAAAGAGCCTATGGAGGGCTTTGACCGCTTCCCGCCGATCGAGCAGGCGATTGATCTGATCTATGATTTCCCTGCGGCGGTAAATACGCAGGATGCAGAGTACAACGCGCTTTTTTACGCGCTCGGAAAAAGCGATCAAAAGCCGCAGAGCGCGAGTAAAATTTTTGAGATCAATGCGCTTATGGCTATGAAGGACGCGGGCTTTGAGGACGTGGGGCTTAGCTTTAGCTACACCTGCGCGAAGTGCAAAAGCTCGGTGGGGCTCTTCTCGCACCGCTGTCCGGTCTGCTACGAGCTAGGCAGCATGGAGATCAGAGCGCAAATTTCGGAGAAAACCGGTGAAATCGGTCAAACTTTTTAG
- the dnaG gene encoding DNA primase, whose product MIKNESIENLLATVDIVDVVEKYVPLKRSGANFVGVCPFHDDSHPSMSVSSKLGIFHCFSCKAGGNAIKFIQDYEKISFPEAVEKLAGMYNFALQYTGAKVQEHSEEKKVLGILNAYYQSCLYQNPAAVKYLHDRGLSDQSIRKFGLGYAGASAQTIRVLQNEEIPPQDALNAGAVKQNERGLYASFIERITFPIYNHASKLVGFGGRTISDNPAKYVNSPQCALFDKSKIFYAFDLAKKSAIAKKTLIITEGYMDVIMLHQAGIDNAVAVLGTALTPAHLPLIKRAELNVVLSFDGDAAGINAAIKSARLLCLNKIDSSVAIIGGGADPADMIVAGKVRELEQIYASGMESGEFLIRRIAKKYDLARPVQKEAALNEIKEFTAALGPVLAESYQSLVAQILNVSPGSFNLADGGKNFGAGFEGRNFNESGSFDSRDFGSYGGRGADGSGGASASLNGGNFNRLQNKARYESSAPPAASARLGRTLLRRKEIAELQIIKSMLLDGEMAELGLGCLERRDFRMHGDIFEAFLAFARSGGNFKNFIAGEGLNNDVSENASENSIADTRGGVRDNTDGGVDQNSVQSENVNLADGVNSNVQNFGEQSGRNSTGAVNLKDSSVQQGANGGEKQDVNNVAKQGEREAAAQNTQNAESEALENLRALAMDDEILPIGGAALFNDACKILRRNALQDLMQKLKNSDAPDKIERILEYQKKINQLK is encoded by the coding sequence ATGATTAAAAACGAAAGCATAGAAAATCTGCTGGCCACCGTAGATATCGTAGACGTCGTAGAAAAATATGTCCCGCTTAAGCGCAGCGGCGCAAATTTCGTAGGCGTCTGCCCCTTCCACGACGATTCGCACCCGAGCATGAGCGTGAGTTCAAAGCTTGGAATTTTTCACTGCTTTTCGTGCAAAGCAGGCGGCAACGCGATTAAATTTATCCAAGATTACGAAAAGATAAGCTTTCCAGAAGCGGTAGAAAAGCTTGCGGGGATGTATAATTTCGCGCTGCAATACACCGGCGCTAAAGTCCAGGAGCACAGCGAAGAGAAGAAGGTACTCGGGATTTTAAACGCCTATTATCAAAGCTGCCTTTATCAAAACCCCGCCGCCGTAAAATACCTACACGATCGCGGACTGAGCGATCAAAGCATTCGCAAATTCGGCCTTGGATACGCAGGAGCTAGCGCGCAGACGATCAGAGTTTTGCAAAACGAAGAAATTCCGCCGCAAGACGCGTTAAATGCGGGCGCAGTGAAGCAAAACGAGCGCGGGCTTTATGCTAGCTTCATCGAGCGGATTACCTTTCCGATCTACAATCACGCGAGCAAGCTTGTGGGCTTCGGCGGTCGTACGATAAGCGATAACCCCGCCAAATACGTCAATTCACCGCAGTGTGCGCTGTTTGATAAATCTAAAATTTTCTACGCATTCGACCTTGCGAAAAAAAGCGCGATCGCCAAAAAAACCCTCATCATCACCGAGGGCTACATGGACGTCATCATGCTGCATCAAGCGGGTATCGACAACGCCGTAGCGGTGCTCGGCACGGCGCTGACGCCCGCTCATCTGCCGCTTATAAAGCGCGCGGAGCTTAACGTCGTGCTTAGCTTCGACGGCGACGCTGCGGGCATCAATGCGGCGATAAAATCGGCACGGCTTTTGTGCCTGAACAAGATCGACTCAAGTGTCGCTATAATCGGCGGCGGCGCCGATCCTGCGGATATGATAGTCGCGGGCAAGGTGCGCGAGCTAGAGCAAATTTATGCTAGCGGCATGGAGAGCGGGGAGTTTCTGATCCGAAGAATCGCTAAAAAATACGACCTCGCCCGACCCGTGCAAAAAGAGGCGGCGCTAAATGAGATCAAAGAATTTACCGCAGCGCTCGGCCCCGTGCTCGCCGAGTCCTACCAGAGCCTGGTGGCGCAAATTTTAAACGTCTCGCCCGGCTCGTTTAATCTCGCCGACGGCGGTAAAAATTTCGGCGCGGGCTTTGAGGGGCGAAATTTTAACGAGAGCGGGAGCTTCGACTCTCGCGATTTCGGCTCTTACGGAGGGCGCGGCGCAGACGGCAGTGGCGGTGCGAGCGCGAGCCTAAACGGCGGAAATTTTAATCGCTTGCAAAACAAGGCGCGTTACGAAAGCTCCGCGCCGCCTGCGGCTTCGGCGAGGCTCGGGCGGACGCTACTGCGCCGCAAGGAGATCGCGGAGCTTCAGATCATAAAATCTATGCTGCTCGATGGCGAGATGGCGGAGCTTGGGCTCGGCTGCTTGGAGCGGCGCGATTTTCGCATGCACGGCGATATTTTCGAGGCGTTTTTAGCTTTCGCTCGCAGCGGCGGGAATTTTAAAAATTTCATCGCGGGCGAGGGTTTGAATAACGATGTGAGCGAGAATGCGAGTGAAAATTCTATCGCGGATACTCGCGGTGGCGTTAGAGATAATACGGACGGCGGCGTGGATCAAAATTCCGTCCAGAGCGAGAACGTAAATTTAGCGGATGGCGTAAATTCCAACGTACAAAATTTCGGCGAGCAAAGCGGACGAAATTCCACGGGCGCCGTAAATTTAAAAGACTCCTCCGTGCAGCAGGGTGCAAACGGCGGCGAGAAGCAAGACGTAAACAACGTCGCGAAGCAAGGCGAGAGGGAAGCCGCAGCTCAAAATACTCAAAACGCCGAAAGCGAGGCCCTTGAAAATCTGCGTGCGCTTGCGATGGACGATGAAATTTTGCCGATCGGCGGCGCGGCGCTTTTTAACGATGCGTGCAAAATTTTACGCCGCAACGCCCTGCAAGATCTGATGCAAAAACTCAAAAACTCCGACGCACCCGACAAGATCGAGCGGATCTTGGAGTATCAAAAAAAGATCAATCAGCTCAAGTAA
- a CDS encoding argininosuccinate synthase domain-containing protein, with the protein MKALALFSGGLDSMLAVKLIVSQGIEVLALNMDIGFSGKDDKSEIMRRRAAAAGADFKSVDIRSEYLRQVLFEPKYGYGKHFNPCIDCHGYMFKTALAMLQSEGASFIITGEVLGQRPMSQRAQALAQVGGLSGDEEGLILRPLCAKLLPLTTPEIKGWVDRGALLDISGRGRARQMQLAAEFGFEDYETPAGGCLLTVQSFSERIKDAVKFEKIETPADAEILKFGRHLRLPEGAKLIIGRDESDNKKLAAVQNPKFSEIKFKDDVVGALSLLSRGASEADRALAARLALTYAKTDAARRYALLIEGSELSASPFESKDAARKYFV; encoded by the coding sequence ATGAAGGCATTGGCGCTCTTTAGCGGCGGGCTTGACTCTATGCTCGCGGTCAAACTCATCGTCTCGCAAGGCATCGAGGTGCTCGCGCTGAATATGGATATCGGATTTAGCGGCAAGGACGACAAGAGCGAGATCATGCGCCGCAGAGCCGCAGCCGCGGGAGCGGATTTTAAAAGCGTCGATATCAGAAGCGAATATCTACGGCAGGTGCTTTTCGAGCCCAAATACGGCTACGGCAAGCACTTCAACCCCTGCATCGACTGCCACGGATATATGTTTAAGACCGCGCTTGCGATGCTGCAAAGCGAAGGGGCGAGCTTCATCATCACGGGCGAGGTGCTCGGACAGCGCCCGATGAGCCAGCGCGCGCAGGCTCTAGCTCAGGTCGGCGGGCTTAGCGGCGATGAGGAGGGGCTGATCCTGCGTCCGCTGTGCGCGAAGCTGCTGCCGCTCACGACGCCCGAGATCAAGGGCTGGGTAGATAGGGGCGCGCTGCTTGACATCAGCGGACGCGGGCGGGCTAGACAGATGCAGCTAGCGGCGGAGTTTGGCTTTGAGGATTACGAAACGCCCGCAGGAGGCTGTCTGCTGACCGTGCAGAGCTTCAGCGAGCGGATCAAGGATGCGGTAAAATTTGAAAAGATCGAAACGCCCGCGGACGCTGAAATTTTAAAATTCGGGCGCCATCTGCGCCTGCCTGAGGGCGCGAAGCTAATAATCGGGCGGGATGAGAGCGATAACAAAAAGCTTGCCGCCGTGCAAAATCCGAAATTTAGCGAGATAAAATTTAAAGACGACGTCGTGGGCGCGCTAAGCCTGCTAAGCAGGGGCGCGAGCGAGGCGGATAGGGCGCTTGCGGCGAGGCTAGCGCTAACATACGCCAAAACGGACGCCGCGCGCCGCTACGCCCTGCTCATAGAGGGCAGCGAGCTGAGCGCAAGCCCATTTGAGAGCAAGGATGCCGCGCGCAAGTATTTTGTGTAA
- a CDS encoding CAP domain-containing protein: protein MLKRALRLRLLGLGAICALFAACENTPSNLKQPLVAMSGFSFYDDPLRYINNVRAKSGLNQLSQNEILNTSALNHAKYVVANEAMSHDETPGRPNFTGENPSKRAFYAGYNAVVRENLSYNSSDLKSAIDGLLSAIYHRFAFLDFASDEIGIGYFEHGKKSSYVFEMGNSRLNAFCSRNLNDEGSGKFLLGMCKNETLRMREDKFKSATALNSHPYVYYPNDEPALAFFSNEIPDPMPECKITANPVSVEFNAVGPPIAMKSFKIYEGGRELQNVKILDKNSDPNAILSDRQFVLFSRDVFKFDAKYGAEFNYEQDGKQKTLRWEFITQAPKFRYFVVQGGENLSVKNGAFYDIFVTPKDCNDLMKSYKTSYSFMDKPEISSPAANMLRVKLNGVKGAKLEISTDNGAIINLYLSDDSKSYGGMGKIYAAIAAVLAAIILFYLLARRRER, encoded by the coding sequence TTGCTAAAGCGGGCCCTACGGCTTAGGCTCCTGGGCCTTGGGGCGATCTGCGCGCTTTTTGCCGCATGCGAAAACACCCCCTCAAATTTAAAACAGCCGCTCGTTGCGATGAGCGGCTTTTCCTTTTACGACGATCCGCTAAGATACATCAACAATGTGCGCGCAAAATCGGGGCTAAATCAGCTTTCGCAGAATGAAATTTTAAACACCTCCGCGCTTAATCACGCAAAATATGTCGTCGCAAACGAGGCGATGTCGCACGACGAGACTCCGGGCAGACCGAATTTTACGGGTGAAAATCCGTCAAAGCGCGCTTTTTACGCAGGCTATAATGCTGTCGTGAGGGAAAATTTATCCTATAATTCAAGCGATCTAAAAAGCGCGATCGACGGGCTTTTAAGCGCGATTTACCATAGATTTGCATTTTTGGATTTTGCCTCGGATGAGATCGGCATCGGTTATTTTGAGCACGGCAAAAAAAGCAGCTACGTTTTTGAGATGGGGAATTCGCGCCTTAACGCCTTTTGCTCGCGGAATTTAAACGACGAAGGAAGCGGCAAATTTCTACTGGGGATGTGCAAAAACGAAACGCTACGGATGAGGGAGGATAAGTTCAAAAGCGCCACCGCGCTAAACTCGCACCCCTATGTCTATTACCCGAACGACGAGCCCGCGCTTGCATTTTTCAGCAATGAAATTCCAGACCCCATGCCAGAGTGCAAAATCACCGCAAATCCCGTAAGCGTAGAATTTAATGCCGTGGGACCGCCCATAGCGATGAAAAGTTTTAAAATTTACGAAGGCGGCAGGGAGCTTCAAAACGTTAAAATTTTAGACAAAAACTCCGATCCTAACGCCATTTTAAGCGATAGGCAGTTCGTGCTTTTCAGCAGAGATGTTTTTAAATTTGACGCCAAATATGGCGCGGAGTTCAATTACGAGCAGGACGGGAAGCAAAAAACGCTGCGGTGGGAGTTTATCACGCAAGCGCCTAAATTTAGATACTTCGTCGTGCAAGGCGGAGAAAATTTGAGCGTGAAAAATGGCGCGTTTTACGACATATTCGTAACCCCGAAAGACTGCAACGATTTGATGAAAAGCTACAAAACCAGCTACTCCTTTATGGATAAGCCCGAAATTTCAAGTCCCGCGGCAAATATGCTGCGCGTAAAGCTAAACGGTGTAAAGGGCGCGAAGCTTGAAATTTCAACGGACAACGGCGCGATAATAAATCTGTATTTAAGCGACGACTCCAAAAGCTACGGCGGCATGGGTAAAATTTACGCCGCAATCGCGGCAGTTTTGGCGGCGATCATCTTGTTTTATCTTTTGGCAAGGCGCAGAGAGCGATAG
- the pckA gene encoding phosphoenolpyruvate carboxykinase (ATP), producing the protein MTTPNDLDKLGLKNIKKINHNLSYDELFELEKARGEGRVSSNGTFMVDTGIFTGRSPKDKYFVKQDPSQKYIAWGKVNQPISKELFDKLLAKAKAQLSGKEIFIQDAYCGASKSSRKNVRFVTEVAWQAHFVKNMFIRPSESELAEFHPDFVVYNACKCKNEDYASDGLNSDVFVIFNVEENVAVIGGTWYGGEMKKGIFSMMNYWLPLAGKMSMHCSANVGKEGDTALFFGLSGTGKTTLSTDPNRKLIGDDEHGWDDEGIFNFEGGCYAKCINLDPSSEPEIYAAIKRDALLENVVADEAGVVDYKDGSKTENTRVSYPIYHIEGYEPSSAGGHPKNIIFLTADAFGVLPPVAKLTKEQAMYYFLSGYTAKVAGTERGITEPVATFSACFGEPFMPLHPTVYAKLLGEKIDKHGVSVYLVNTGWSGGAYGVGKRMSIKATRACINAILDGSIKKCEFENFEKFNLAIPKELAGVETKLLNPINTWTHPAEYKITRDKLAKMFEENFKRYEDVKEGVEFAKAGPTA; encoded by the coding sequence ATGACAACTCCGAATGATTTGGACAAACTAGGTCTTAAAAATATCAAAAAAATCAATCACAACCTAAGCTACGACGAGCTTTTCGAGCTTGAAAAGGCAAGGGGTGAAGGACGCGTATCAAGCAACGGCACCTTTATGGTGGACACGGGCATCTTTACGGGTCGCAGCCCTAAGGACAAGTACTTCGTAAAGCAGGACCCGAGCCAAAAATACATCGCCTGGGGCAAGGTAAATCAGCCCATCTCAAAAGAGCTTTTCGATAAGCTTTTAGCCAAAGCCAAAGCTCAACTAAGCGGCAAGGAAATCTTTATCCAAGACGCCTATTGCGGCGCCAGTAAATCCAGCCGCAAAAATGTGCGTTTCGTAACCGAAGTCGCGTGGCAGGCGCATTTTGTTAAAAATATGTTCATCCGCCCAAGCGAGAGCGAGCTAGCGGAATTTCATCCCGATTTTGTCGTTTACAACGCGTGCAAATGCAAAAACGAAGATTACGCGAGCGACGGGCTAAACTCCGACGTTTTCGTTATCTTTAACGTCGAGGAAAACGTCGCGGTTATCGGCGGCACGTGGTACGGCGGCGAGATGAAAAAGGGAATTTTTTCGATGATGAACTACTGGCTGCCGCTTGCGGGTAAGATGTCGATGCACTGCTCGGCAAACGTGGGCAAAGAGGGCGACACGGCGCTATTTTTCGGTCTAAGCGGCACGGGTAAAACGACGCTCTCGACCGATCCGAACCGCAAGCTAATAGGCGACGATGAGCACGGCTGGGACGATGAGGGGATATTTAACTTCGAGGGCGGCTGCTACGCGAAGTGCATAAATTTAGACCCGAGCAGCGAGCCTGAAATTTACGCCGCGATCAAACGCGACGCGCTGCTTGAAAACGTGGTCGCGGATGAGGCGGGCGTAGTGGACTACAAAGACGGCAGCAAGACCGAAAACACCCGCGTTAGCTACCCGATCTATCATATCGAGGGCTACGAGCCAAGCTCCGCGGGCGGCCATCCGAAAAACATAATATTCCTGACCGCCGACGCATTCGGCGTTTTGCCGCCGGTCGCAAAGCTTACTAAGGAGCAAGCGATGTATTATTTCCTAAGCGGCTACACGGCAAAAGTCGCGGGCACCGAGCGCGGTATCACCGAGCCGGTGGCGACCTTTAGCGCGTGCTTCGGCGAGCCGTTTATGCCGCTGCACCCGACCGTTTACGCTAAGCTGCTGGGCGAAAAGATCGACAAACATGGCGTCAGCGTCTATCTCGTAAACACAGGCTGGAGCGGCGGCGCGTACGGCGTGGGTAAGCGAATGAGCATCAAAGCCACGCGCGCGTGCATAAACGCGATCCTAGACGGCAGTATCAAAAAGTGCGAATTTGAAAATTTCGAGAAATTTAACCTCGCGATCCCAAAAGAACTCGCAGGCGTCGAGACGAAGCTACTAAATCCGATCAATACGTGGACGCACCCGGCGGAATATAAAATCACGCGCGATAAGCTTGCAAAGATGTTTGAAGAGAATTTTAAACGCTACGAGGACGTAAAAGAGGGGGTCGAGTTTGCTAAAGCGGGCCCTACGGCTTAG
- a CDS encoding biotin/lipoyl-containing protein, whose amino-acid sequence MAKKLIDVMDTTFRDGFQSVFGARVAMEDFLPAVSAAKDAGITHFEFGGGARFQSLYFYLNEDAFEMMDKFRSIVGPEANLQTLSRGVNTVTLDTGSREIIDLHAKLFAKHGTTTIRNFDALNDVENLKFSGECIHRHGLKHEVVVTMMDLPPGCSGAHDAAFYERILRQILEAQIPFDSVCFKDASGTSSPQKVYETIKRARKILGDGVHIRLHTHETAGVSVACYQAALVAGVDGIDLAAHPVSGGTSQPDILTLLHATKGQNFDLGLDAEKILKYEEVLGECLKDYFMPPEATQVSPLIPFSPMPGGALTANTQMMRDNKILDKFPAVIKAMREVVEKGGFGTSVTPVSQFYFQQAFNNVMFGPWKKIAEGYGKMVLGYFGKTPVKPDEGVIKLAAEQLGLQPTTKHAVDIADTDESKSVAYAQKILREQGIEPSEENIFIALACKEKGIAFLKGEGKVMSRKKEDVAPAVSHQSGISKNGKFDVKINGKIYNVEFAGQNVLVNGDRYDVSFDTSAPAKPQPQRSAGEQPTADARGGADDNDIKATLPSNVFKILIKEGDAVKAGQNVIVLEAMKMEINIESPRDGVIDKILIAQGDTVDADQVLAILR is encoded by the coding sequence ATGGCTAAAAAGCTTATCGACGTTATGGATACGACCTTTCGCGACGGATTTCAGTCTGTTTTCGGCGCGCGCGTGGCGATGGAGGACTTCCTGCCTGCCGTTAGCGCGGCCAAAGACGCGGGCATCACGCACTTCGAGTTCGGCGGCGGCGCGCGGTTTCAGAGCCTATATTTTTACCTAAACGAAGACGCCTTTGAGATGATGGATAAATTTAGAAGCATCGTGGGACCTGAGGCGAACCTGCAAACTCTTAGCCGCGGCGTAAATACCGTCACGCTCGATACAGGCAGCCGCGAGATCATCGATCTGCACGCCAAGCTTTTTGCCAAGCACGGCACGACGACGATTCGAAATTTCGATGCGTTAAACGACGTGGAAAATTTAAAATTTAGCGGCGAGTGCATACATCGCCACGGTCTTAAACACGAAGTCGTGGTTACGATGATGGATCTGCCGCCCGGATGCAGCGGCGCGCACGACGCGGCGTTTTATGAGAGAATTCTGCGTCAAATTTTAGAAGCGCAGATTCCGTTTGATAGCGTCTGCTTCAAAGACGCAAGCGGCACCAGCAGCCCGCAGAAGGTCTATGAAACGATCAAGCGCGCGCGTAAAATTTTAGGCGACGGCGTGCATATCCGCCTGCACACCCACGAGACGGCGGGCGTTAGCGTCGCATGCTATCAGGCTGCGCTCGTTGCGGGCGTAGACGGCATCGACCTTGCCGCGCATCCCGTAAGCGGCGGCACTAGCCAGCCGGACATCCTTACGCTGCTGCACGCGACGAAGGGGCAAAATTTCGACCTGGGCCTGGATGCAGAGAAAATTTTAAAATACGAAGAGGTTTTGGGCGAGTGCTTGAAGGATTACTTCATGCCGCCCGAGGCCACGCAGGTAAGCCCGCTCATTCCGTTTAGCCCGATGCCTGGAGGCGCACTTACCGCAAACACCCAGATGATGCGCGATAATAAAATTTTAGACAAATTCCCAGCCGTCATCAAGGCCATGCGCGAGGTCGTCGAAAAGGGCGGCTTCGGCACGAGCGTAACGCCGGTTAGCCAGTTTTATTTCCAGCAAGCGTTTAACAACGTAATGTTTGGTCCGTGGAAAAAGATTGCCGAGGGCTACGGCAAGATGGTGTTAGGTTATTTCGGCAAAACGCCCGTTAAGCCGGATGAAGGCGTGATTAAGCTGGCGGCGGAGCAGCTCGGACTACAGCCTACGACCAAACACGCCGTAGATATCGCCGATACCGACGAGAGCAAGAGCGTCGCGTATGCGCAGAAGATTCTACGCGAGCAGGGCATCGAGCCTAGCGAGGAGAATATATTTATCGCGCTTGCGTGCAAAGAAAAGGGCATCGCGTTTTTAAAAGGCGAGGGCAAGGTGATGAGCCGCAAAAAAGAGGACGTAGCACCCGCCGTAAGCCATCAAAGCGGTATTTCTAAAAACGGCAAATTTGATGTTAAGATTAACGGCAAAATTTACAACGTAGAATTTGCCGGACAAAACGTGCTCGTAAACGGTGATCGATACGACGTCAGCTTCGATACCTCAGCGCCCGCAAAGCCGCAGCCGCAACGCTCCGCCGGCGAGCAGCCCACTGCTGACGCGCGAGGCGGTGCGGACGATAACGATATAAAAGCGACGCTTCCTAGTAATGTATTTAAAATTTTAATAAAGGAAGGCGACGCTGTTAAGGCAGGACAGAATGTCATCGTGCTTGAAGCGATGAAGATGGAGATAAATATCGAAAGCCCGCGTGATGGCGTAATCGATAAAATTTTGATCGCTCAAGGCGATACGGTCGATGCCGATCAGGTGCTCGCGATTTTAAGATAA